In uncultured Methanobrevibacter sp., the genomic window TAAGATTCCACCGAATACCATAAGTAAAATAGCAATCAAGAAACCGTAAATAGCTTGTGTCTCTGGTAATGCAGAGAAAATAATACCACGAGCAAACATGTCGTTATCTTCTACAATAGCACCGACGGAAGATGCTGCAGCAATACCTTGTCCCATACCGGAACCTAAACCTGCAAATCCGATGGATGCTCCTACACCGATAGCAATAATACCTGCTTGTAAAGTTAATTTAGTACTATCTCCACCTAATAAACCGGAGAATACTAATAATAAGATTGCTACCAAGAAACCGTAAATAGCCTGAGTTTCTGGCAATGCTGAGAAAATAATACCTCTTGCAAACATGTCGTTATCTTCTGCAACTGCACCTACAGAACCAGCAGCTGCCATACCTTGACCTAAACCGGAACCTAATCCAGCAAAACCTATTGCTACTCCAGCACCAATAGCAGCTAAAGCAGCACCTAATCCTATTTCTGCCATATTTTTTCACCTTTGAAATAATATTGATTTTTTAAATTTAATTTAAGATATAAATGAAAAATTTTTAATTTTTAATTTTTGTAAATGTCCTTTTTGCTTTGAAAGCTTCGAATTTACCCTTACCTTCCATAAAGAATTGTGAGAAAAATTCCACATAGTTAAGACGTAAAGCGTTAATAAATGCACCCAATACTTGGAACATGAAGTTTGCTATATGACCGCCAATAAATACTATGATAGCAAGAATAATACCAACAAAAGGAACCATATCATTGACTAATCCAGTTAAAATGTTTACTGTCATAGCAATACCACCAGTTGCTAAACATAATGCTAAAAGACGAGCGTAGGATAAAACATCTCCCAAGAAACCGAAAATATCCATTACACCGTATGCTCCGTTAGCCCAGACTAGCATTCCAATAGTTGCAACGATTAATATTGCACCTATTACAGTTCCTACTAAACCTAATGAAGGAAGTGGGATTCCGAACCTTGCATGTATATTTAATCCTAAAGCAAGTAGAATAATTCCTGCTTCAAAAACAAACCAACAAATTTGAGAACCGATAGCCTCTTTAACATTACCGTATCTTAAGTTGTTAATCGCACCTAAGATGAAACCGATGTTTGTGTAAATAAGACCAATTGCGATTGCGATAATTAATATTGTATCAGGATGTTTAAAAGCATCAACAGCATTAATTACAGTTGGCAATTTATATTTAAAGAACTTGTCCGGGAAGTTTCCAAGGAAACCATTAGTTATCATACCCAGTATAAACGCCCACAGACCGGACCAGATTAAAATCCAACCAAATGCCTTCATGGATTCTTTAATTTTACCCATTCCTTTTAATAATACTACTCCTATGAGAGATACGAATAAACCATATATTGCATCGGTTAAACAGAAACCGAAGAAGAATGGGAATGTGATTGCAACAAATATTGTTGGATCGATTGCATTATAACGTACCGGAGAGTACATATCAACAAGGTATTCGAAAGGTTTAGCATACCATCCGTTTTGTTGTAAAATAGGAACATCTTCATCATCTGTACCTTCAACCTCTATTGTTTCAAAGGCACAATGTCCATCAGAACTTTTTTCAACCAATTGTTCAACCTTTTCAGTGTCTTTTACAGGCACCCATGCTTCAAGAATGTATGCATCGTCAGTTCGAACAAAAGATGAAAGAATTTCGTTCTTTTCTTTTTCATTTTCTAACTGTTCTTTGAGAGCCAATATATCATCATCCCATTGTTCAGCAACTGCTTTTAATTCTGATTTAACAGAAGCACGTTCTGATTCAATGGTCAATAATCTAGAATCAGCATTTGAAATAATCTTTTGAGGAGTTCCTTCAACATTACCTATTTCAATTTTCTCAAAGTCATATTTACGAAGTGTAGAATAAACTTCGTCACTATATTCCTTTAATGTTACTACAGTGACAATGTTACTTTGCTTATCTTCTGTAGGAACAAAGAATATGTCTAATTCATCTGTCAATTTACTCAATTCATTTTTGATTTCTGAAGTAGATTCAGCATTAATCCTACCAACAGTAGTAGAAGTGTACTCAGAATCTTTTAAAAGTGCTAAATCCATGTCAAAATTAGATAAGTGATTAGCTAAACTTTTATTAGAGTTAAGTTCACTTGTTTCAGCGTCGAGTGCGGCTAGTTTATGCTCAATAACACTTGTTTTACTTTCCACCTGGGCTAAAGTGTCTTCAGCTTTTGCAATAAAAGCTTCAGTATCTAATTTTTCTACTTCTTTTTGAACCGGCATATCAGGACTAATAAAAGACATCAATGTGTCTTTTAACCCATGGCCTTCTGATAAAGAATTTCCTAATAGTTCAGATATACCATTTGTTTTCATAAGAAGAGAAGATAGCTTTCCAGTATATGGAGTAGCTTTAGCAGGAGCAACTAATTCCGCTAATTCAGGATCTTGCTGAATGCTATCAGAAATATCACTGACTTGTATTAGCCCTGATTCGTGGAGAGCGTCCACTGTAGGAGCCACATACTTATCAAGTGTAACTATTCTAATTTTCTGCATTCTAGCTGTCTTGAACATATAATCCTCACACTACATAATATTTTTGACAATTATAGAAGCAGCTTCATCAACATTTGCCATAGCTTTGTCTTTTAAGGCTGCAACGTCCTCAGCAGACTTTTTGACAATGTCCTCCGCTTCTTTTTTAGCTTTATCTTCTGCATCAAAAACAGTATTTTTCGCTTCCTCTTCAGCTTCACCTTTAGCTTGAGAAATAATTTCCTCAGCTTTTACTTTTGATTCAGCAATCAAATCTTTTGATTGAGCTTCTGAATCAACAATAAGTTGTTGAGCGTCAGATTCCGCTTTTTTTATCATTGCGATTGCGTCTGATATCTCTGCCATAATAAATCACCATGGTGTATTTATTTTTATTGTGCAATATATATATCTTTTACTATTTAATATTGATAAGAATTCGTAAAATTTAAAATAAATTAAAAAAAAGCATTCAAAAAATAATAATTACATGAAAATATTAAATAAAAAAAAGAATAAAAGATAAATAATTTATCTATAGAACCATTTTAAAATACTAGGTGGCAGTTTTTGTAAATAAGCTAAAATTGCTATTAAAATGATAATCAAACCCACGACAGCAAATTCAATATTGTAGGGATGACCCAATAACATATACCCGCTTACACCAATAACAATCCCTTCAAAAAAGAAAACCGCCTTGGTCCAACTAGGGTTATACAGAATTATAAAGTAGGCAATAGCTATTAAAATAAAAATTATTGCTGTAGCCATAACATCATTGGTTATTGGCTGGTGTCTTAAAAATGGAGAAACAGCCCAGACAATTAACATTACTGCTAACATTACACCTAATAATTTAAACATTTTTATATTTGCCATAATAACACTTACTTTTCTATCTTTACTTCATATTATTTATATCATTATAGTTTAATGAATATATATGGAACGAGCAGTTTGGATAATTCTTAACAAAAATTTTTCAATTACTATGGACAGCGCAATAAAAAAAGATAAGATTTATGATAAAAAATTCTCCCCTGGAGAAGACATCTGGACAAACGAACTTCCCAGATTAGGATTCAGTGATGAAAATGTCCAAAAGGACTATGATGATTTCTTATCGGACATAATGACCTTATTTACAGAACCCAGTGCGGATTTGGTATTCATTGAAGCAAAAATAGGCGAAGAATCAGAATATCTTAACAGTGAAAATCCGCTTATAATCAGAAAAATAGAAGAATATAGTGTAGATGAGATTATAAAATAGCGTTAGCCTTGTTTAACACTTCATCCATACTATTAAATTCTAAAGGTTCACCCTTATCTGAAAGGGTTTCAGTTGTTATAAGCACATTAGGTGATGCCCATAAATAGGAATATGAAAAATACAATACATTAATAATAATACACGGCCAAAAAATGCTTAAAGCAATTATCAGGCAAACTACCTGGATTAAAATATTGCCGTATCTTTTTTTTGTCATTAGAATATAATTTTCTTCCTGTTGGGTAACTTTAAATTTTTTTTGAGATAATTCCTCAGAGATGCTTTCCATTTCCTTGGAATTACCTGCACTAAGTATCAATAGCTGCATTTTAATCTATATAAACTACAAATTCATCCAATTCCTTTCTAGGAGTTTCACGAGGTTCAGCATTACCATATCCCAATGGAGTGAATAATACTGCTTCTTCATTTTCATCCAAGTTCAGGAATTTATGTGCTTCATATTTTTTAAATGCACCAATATAACATGTTCCAAGACCAACATCCTGAGCTGCTAAAATCATATGGTCCATTACGATAGTAGCATCTATATCAGCAATGTTTTTACTGTCCCACGGTCTTGTCCATGCTTTATCTTTTAGAGCAACAACACACAGCACATAAGGAGCTTCAACAAACCATTTAGCGGCATAAATTTTAGATAAAGCTTCTTTATGCTTTTTGGTGTCAATAACATATACCTTAAAAGGCTGTGCATTAACGCCTGTCGGAGCAATTGTAGCTGCCTTTAAAACATATTCAAGTTTTTCCTTTTCAACTTCCTTGTCCAAGTATCCTCTTACACTATATCTTTGTTTAATTACATCAATAAATTCCATTTTATCTACCTGCATCGTATATTATATCGTCAAGGTCACAAAAACGCCTGAATTCTTCTTCATCCATTTTTTCTTCATGAATATGTGCAATTATTCCAGGAATTCTTCCAATCATAAAAACTCCCAATCCCAAATCAGGACTGAATCCCAAATCAGACAAAATTGCTGCATTTGCACCGTCGACATTAAGTCTGATTTGCTTTTTTTCATATACCAGATCCTCAAGTGCCAAAGCAAGTTTTATATGAGGTCCGATAAAACCTCTCTGAATGATAATTTTCATCAGTTCATCAGCTCTAGGATCCACATTATGGTACCGGTGACCAAAACCTGGAAGTTTTTTACCTTTAAGGACATAATCACTGTATAATTCAATGGCCAAACTTGCTATCTGTTTATTGTCAATATCAGAATCGCCTGTTGAGTATATTGAAGCAATTTTTGACTGGAAAAGTTCCATTGTTTGTTCAATAGCTCCTGCGTGCTTGTGTCCAAATGACAAAAGCGCTCCTGCGACTGCTGAATTTAAGGGTGATCCTGATGAAGCAACAAGCCTTGCAGTCTGAGTGCTTGGAGGGGTTGCTCCATGATCACAAAATGAAACCAGAACATGATTGAAAATTTTGCCTTCCTCAATGGTAGGCAATCTTCCCCTTAACAATAAAAAGACCATGTCACTATATCTGATTTTATCTATCAAGTCCCGCTGGTTATAACCTCTTGTTACTATCTTATCGGTTTCCACACGAGATATGGCTGTTTTTAAGGAATGAGGATTAACTCTAAAATTATTTTCTTGCATTTTTATGTACCTTTATGTTTGTTAATATTAACTATTATCATAATTATAATTTTAATGTTGCTACTCTTGGCTCCACAAAACAAGATGGTCTGATGGCAACAATTCTAACACCACTTGCTCTTTGATTACCAATATTTACAAAAGAACCCAAAACAGTTGTTTTTCCACCAAACCCCATTGGTCCAATTCCTGTTTTATTTAATTCACCAGTAACGTAATTTTCCACTTCGCTTTGACTGTTCAAATTACCATATACAATTGATTTCAAAAGAAGTGCATTTGCTTCGTAGTGTGTCCTTCCAATACCTATTGATGGAATTGATGGTGTGCATCCAAGTAAATTAAGAGATTCCTTTAACCAGTCCACAGCAGTATCAATTACATTAAAAAAAGACCTTTTATGATATACCCGGTATGTTTTTGCTCTTATTTCCGGACCTCCACCTTCAAGGATAAAATGTAGATTTAGCACATCAGGTTCTGTGTCCCTTTTATATGTGGATTCATCATTAACTGAATCAATTAAAATAGAAGCCGGCTTCAACATTCCCGGTTTTTCATATAAACCCTTGCTCTGTTCGATTCTTTCAATTTCATTTCCTTTAACTGCCATTGGCCTTGCAGGAAGATTATTTAAACCCAGAGCAATACCTTCATGAATCTGATTCAACAATTCCCCTGTTATTTCCCTTTTGGAGCCTATCTCAACAATAACATGAGGAATACCAGTATCATCACATAATGGAAATTTGGTTTTGCCCGCAACATGATAATTTTCAAGCATTTGGGACAATGCCCATTTTGCATTTTCATTTACCTCGCTGTCGATGGAATTTTCCAACGCCTTCAATTTATCATCACTGACAGCTGTTGATGCTGAAATAATTGATTTGGAAATTTCATTAATAATATCCATAAAATCACTCAGGAACTGATAAATCATCGGATTTTGCAGGTGACACAATAGCTTGAGGACAGTAAGTATCAATGACTCTTTTAACAAGCATTACCTGTTTTATGCGAGCTATTGCCTCTTTTTCTGTGGTGTCCCAGTTATGAGTTGCCGCAACTGAACCTCCAGTTTTTAAATAGACAGGAGCTGCCACATCAATGAATTTAGGAACTTCATAATGTCTTATAAAACCTCCAGTGGATTTAGGATTTTCAGTATGCAAATCAATAGCCATATCACAAGCATTTCTAATGGCTGCAATCATTGGTATCTGCAAATCACGTACAGGATTTAATGAATCCAACCCATTTTCTTCCAGTAATTTTGCAGATGCAGGATTTGAATGACCTGCATGTGCAGATAATTTAAAATGAGTATTTTCAGGAATTTCACCATCTTTTCTCATCTTATTTAACACCCAAAGTAAGCCCTCATCATATAATAAGATTCCACGGACACCAAATTTGCATGCTCTTTTTACATCCTCAATTGCATAAACCAGATTATCATAACCTCTTAGCCTGTAACCTATTCTGCTGCCCTCTTTTGTATGAACTGTAGCAGAGGTATCATATGTTGCCCTTGGACCTACTGATAAAAATAATTCACAGCCATACTCTTTTGCCAGATTAACCATTTCTATAATATCTTCATCACTTAAGAGCATGATTCCCTTTGTCTGAGTAACTCGATGGATAAAAACATTGTTTTTAACAGATTCCTTTAAAAGAGCATCCATGGTCTTTGGAGATTGAATTCCGGGAACTTCAAAACGATATTGTCCACTATCATTAAATCGTTTATAGGATTTGAATTCGTCAAAAGTTTCTTTAATCCCAATCTTTTTTAAAAATTCTTTTGTTTCATCCATACTATCTACCCATTTAATTTTTGAACAACATATTTCATGGAATAATCTTCAAGAGAATCAATTACAGTGAGGTTTCTTATATCATAAAGAGGATTATTTGATTTGAACTTGTCAATCAGCTCTGTTAACGGATATGGATTTTCAAAATCCCCTTTTGGAAGCATGGTAATATTTTGAAATACACCGTTTCTGAATACTTCATCCAATTTAATAATTACATTCGATGGCCTTTTTTCAGGATATAAATCATTTAACTTATCATCAGACAGAATTACCATCCTGTTTACAAGATTTTTAATACTGTTAATTTTATCAACAGTGGAATAGTTCTCCAAAAGACCAAATTCCAATAACTGATTTATATCATCAACAGTAACTTCACCAACCACAAGTGCAATAGCAACTGCATACGGCAGGGATTGTCTTAATTCTTCAATATTTTTAGGATTGAAATTGTTATGCTCTGCTGCAACAGAATAAGTTTTAACGGCAATATTTTGAATATGGTCATATTCATCCCCAATACTTGCCTTTAATTTTAATGCAGTATCGATTGAAGAGTGAATGTGTCTGCAGAACGGATATTTCTTAAAGTAAATATCCCTTATTCTTACCTTGCCTATCTCTTTTAAGACACTTTCCAGTGAGAAATCTTCAATTGTATAGTCATCATCATAGACCATGGTTTTCAAAAATCCTTCATTACCTTCAAATATGGTTCCGCTACCTGTAAAACCGTTTCTTGCAAGAACGGATGATAAAATTCCATTATAAATAGCTTTTCCTGCATGCAGAGATTTGCCCATAGAACCTCCATGGTCGGATTCCAAAAGTCCTGCAGCCTGAGTTCCGCACAATCCCAATGCATTCAGGATTTGATTTTCATCAAGTTTTAATAGTTTTGAAGCTACCGCCCCTGCAACAAAAGTACCTATTGTTCCGGTTGTATGAAATCCCTTATTTCTATGATTGGGATTTACAATCTTTCCAAGCAATATCCCCACTTCATAACCAACAATAACACCTTCAATAAACTCCCTTCCGCTTAAATCATGAGCCTCGGAGATTGCCAATGCTGTTGGAAATATCACTGCTCCCAAATGAATCTGAGCACCCCTATGACCATCATCCAATTCAAGCACATGTGCTGAAACACCATTTAAAAAAGCAGCACTCAGCATATCTGCTTTTAGATTTTTCCCGATAATTGAAGCATTTAAATTTAGATTAAGGTTTCCAGAAAATATTTCTTCAACAGTATTAAAAGCTATTTTTGAAGCGTCTTCGTCTGATCCCCGATAGGTCACTCCAAAAAAATCTAAAAACGCAGCTTTTACAGTGGTGATGGATTCCACAGTTGCCTGTTCATAACGATAATTTGAAATAAATTTAGAAATATTTTTTAAAAACATAAAACACCTAGAATAATATATGTACAAAGTAGATTAAAAATTTAACTTTTAATGAAAAACAATTTTTTAAAAACAAATAAAAAAAGCGTTTAAACTGCAGGAACGCCTGATAAGACCAATACTATGTGAGCTACAATAGCTGCACCATAATATGTAGCTGCAATAACCAAAATAGTTATGACAATTGCTCTCCAACCTAAAGCCTTGAATTCATCCCAGCTTTTACCCATACCAATACCCACATAAGCTAAAAATACAGTTACAATAGATAAAAGCTCAACTTGAGAAACGTGATAAAGTACGAATTCAGATGTAGGCATTCCAGGAAATGCAATTACAATACCTATTACACTTATGTATAAAATAGATGAAATGTTGAATGGAAGTTCCCTTTCAAGCCACACCCCAATAAGAGTGATGAGAGACAATATGCCCATTCCCACCAATGAGCTGGACATAGGATGTTGATAACCCAGATAATTTCCGATTACAGTAATTATTGAAAATATTGCCAATAATAAAATCCAATTGAAAATACCGTGAACAGAAACATTTTCAGATCCGTCGATTAAATCAGGCATTATTCATCATCCCCCTTTTCAGGAATTATTGATTCTCTTCCAATTTTAGGCTCCAGCCAGTTATACATTCTTTCTGTTAATGGAAGAGCAACAAATATTACTATATAAATCCCAACACAAAATGAAAGTAAATTACTGAATCCTGCAAATGCTTCAATTTGAGTTTCCAATCCAGGAAATGCTGCAAGAGTAGGTCCAATAGCTGCCGCATTCATACTTGCACTTCCAACACCACTAGCCATTGCAAATGCATATGGATGCAGCGGCAGGAATGACAGTGAAAAAGTAACAAGGAAACTAATGAATATTGTACCGATAACTGTCCCAATAATAAATATTGCAAAAACTCCTCTGGATTCAGGAGAATTAAAACCGTATTTATCAACAACAACTGCTACATTCGGTTCCCTTCCTATTGAATTTGTCATACCAATAGATTCTTTTTTAAATCCTAAAAGAAGCGCTATTGGAAGAACCAAAATTGTAGCCAAGTGTCCTAATTCCTGCAATATCAATGCAGGACCCATAGTAAAAATTAAACTGATTGATTGACCACTGGAAACCGCCAATTTTGCAATTAAAACACCAATAAAAAGCATCATAGCCCCTTCAGCAATACGGGCCTGCTTTCTTTGAATCCATTTAATTGGTTTTGCAAGATAAAAAACAAGACCTAAAATAATTGTATAGATTAAGGGCATTATAGTAATAGCAACATCTTTAGTCAGAGGAATTTTAATTGTACCTATTAATTCTGCAATAACTACCAAAATAAGTACTGTAACATGTAATCTATAATCCCTCCAAGGATTTTTCTTTAAAATTCTTTTATCGGTTTTTTCACGATATATATGCTCTATTTGCCCATCTTCATCAGGAATAATAATCCTCTCCAAACATGAAAATAAAAATATTTTACAGTTATAATTATTAATTTTTTAAAATCTAATATTTAAATTAATAAGTTTTAAACTTTAAAAATTCACAAAATAAGAACAAAATAATTCAAAAATAGTAATACTATTTCACAAAAAGAGAAAAAATAGTTTTAAGCAGCCGGAACGCCT contains:
- a CDS encoding V-type ATP synthase subunit K (produces ATP from ADP in the presence of a proton gradient across the membrane; the K subunit is a nonenzymatic component which binds the dimeric form by interacting with the G and E subunits), whose amino-acid sequence is MAEIGLGAALAAIGAGVAIGFAGLGSGLGQGMAAAGSVGAVAEDNDMFARGIIFSALPETQAIYGFLVAILLLVFSGLLGGDSTKLTLQAGIIAIGVGASIGFAGLGSGMGQGIAAASSVGAIVEDNDMFARGIIFSALPETQAIYGFLIAILLMVFGGIL
- a CDS encoding V-type ATP synthase subunit I, producing MFKTARMQKIRIVTLDKYVAPTVDALHESGLIQVSDISDSIQQDPELAELVAPAKATPYTGKLSSLLMKTNGISELLGNSLSEGHGLKDTLMSFISPDMPVQKEVEKLDTEAFIAKAEDTLAQVESKTSVIEHKLAALDAETSELNSNKSLANHLSNFDMDLALLKDSEYTSTTVGRINAESTSEIKNELSKLTDELDIFFVPTEDKQSNIVTVVTLKEYSDEVYSTLRKYDFEKIEIGNVEGTPQKIISNADSRLLTIESERASVKSELKAVAEQWDDDILALKEQLENEKEKNEILSSFVRTDDAYILEAWVPVKDTEKVEQLVEKSSDGHCAFETIEVEGTDDEDVPILQQNGWYAKPFEYLVDMYSPVRYNAIDPTIFVAITFPFFFGFCLTDAIYGLFVSLIGVVLLKGMGKIKESMKAFGWILIWSGLWAFILGMITNGFLGNFPDKFFKYKLPTVINAVDAFKHPDTILIIAIAIGLIYTNIGFILGAINNLRYGNVKEAIGSQICWFVFEAGIILLALGLNIHARFGIPLPSLGLVGTVIGAILIVATIGMLVWANGAYGVMDIFGFLGDVLSYARLLALCLATGGIAMTVNILTGLVNDMVPFVGIILAIIVFIGGHIANFMFQVLGAFINALRLNYVEFFSQFFMEGKGKFEAFKAKRTFTKIKN
- the ahaH gene encoding ATP synthase archaeal subunit H, producing the protein MAEISDAIAMIKKAESDAQQLIVDSEAQSKDLIAESKVKAEEIISQAKGEAEEEAKNTVFDAEDKAKKEAEDIVKKSAEDVAALKDKAMANVDEAASIIVKNIM
- a CDS encoding nitroreductase family protein is translated as MEFIDVIKQRYSVRGYLDKEVEKEKLEYVLKAATIAPTGVNAQPFKVYVIDTKKHKEALSKIYAAKWFVEAPYVLCVVALKDKAWTRPWDSKNIADIDATIVMDHMILAAQDVGLGTCYIGAFKKYEAHKFLNLDENEEAVLFTPLGYGNAEPRETPRKELDEFVVYID
- a CDS encoding citryl-CoA lyase, yielding MQENNFRVNPHSLKTAISRVETDKIVTRGYNQRDLIDKIRYSDMVFLLLRGRLPTIEEGKIFNHVLVSFCDHGATPPSTQTARLVASSGSPLNSAVAGALLSFGHKHAGAIEQTMELFQSKIASIYSTGDSDIDNKQIASLAIELYSDYVLKGKKLPGFGHRYHNVDPRADELMKIIIQRGFIGPHIKLALALEDLVYEKKQIRLNVDGANAAILSDLGFSPDLGLGVFMIGRIPGIIAHIHEEKMDEEEFRRFCDLDDIIYDAGR
- a CDS encoding fumarate hydratase, producing the protein MDIINEISKSIISASTAVSDDKLKALENSIDSEVNENAKWALSQMLENYHVAGKTKFPLCDDTGIPHVIVEIGSKREITGELLNQIHEGIALGLNNLPARPMAVKGNEIERIEQSKGLYEKPGMLKPASILIDSVNDESTYKRDTEPDVLNLHFILEGGGPEIRAKTYRVYHKRSFFNVIDTAVDWLKESLNLLGCTPSIPSIGIGRTHYEANALLLKSIVYGNLNSQSEVENYVTGELNKTGIGPMGFGGKTTVLGSFVNIGNQRASGVRIVAIRPSCFVEPRVATLKL
- a CDS encoding peptidase; the encoded protein is MDETKEFLKKIGIKETFDEFKSYKRFNDSGQYRFEVPGIQSPKTMDALLKESVKNNVFIHRVTQTKGIMLLSDEDIIEMVNLAKEYGCELFLSVGPRATYDTSATVHTKEGSRIGYRLRGYDNLVYAIEDVKRACKFGVRGILLYDEGLLWVLNKMRKDGEIPENTHFKLSAHAGHSNPASAKLLEENGLDSLNPVRDLQIPMIAAIRNACDMAIDLHTENPKSTGGFIRHYEVPKFIDVAAPVYLKTGGSVAATHNWDTTEKEAIARIKQVMLVKRVIDTYCPQAIVSPAKSDDLSVPE
- a CDS encoding MmgE/PrpD family protein, translating into MFLKNISKFISNYRYEQATVESITTVKAAFLDFFGVTYRGSDEDASKIAFNTVEEIFSGNLNLNLNASIIGKNLKADMLSAAFLNGVSAHVLELDDGHRGAQIHLGAVIFPTALAISEAHDLSGREFIEGVIVGYEVGILLGKIVNPNHRNKGFHTTGTIGTFVAGAVASKLLKLDENQILNALGLCGTQAAGLLESDHGGSMGKSLHAGKAIYNGILSSVLARNGFTGSGTIFEGNEGFLKTMVYDDDYTIEDFSLESVLKEIGKVRIRDIYFKKYPFCRHIHSSIDTALKLKASIGDEYDHIQNIAVKTYSVAAEHNNFNPKNIEELRQSLPYAVAIALVVGEVTVDDINQLLEFGLLENYSTVDKINSIKNLVNRMVILSDDKLNDLYPEKRPSNVIIKLDEVFRNGVFQNITMLPKGDFENPYPLTELIDKFKSNNPLYDIRNLTVIDSLEDYSMKYVVQKLNG
- a CDS encoding DUF3100 domain-containing protein — its product is MERIIIPDEDGQIEHIYREKTDKRILKKNPWRDYRLHVTVLILVVIAELIGTIKIPLTKDVAITIMPLIYTIILGLVFYLAKPIKWIQRKQARIAEGAMMLFIGVLIAKLAVSSGQSISLIFTMGPALILQELGHLATILVLPIALLLGFKKESIGMTNSIGREPNVAVVVDKYGFNSPESRGVFAIFIIGTVIGTIFISFLVTFSLSFLPLHPYAFAMASGVGSASMNAAAIGPTLAAFPGLETQIEAFAGFSNLLSFCVGIYIVIFVALPLTERMYNWLEPKIGRESIIPEKGDDE